In Oxyura jamaicensis isolate SHBP4307 breed ruddy duck chromosome 21, BPBGC_Ojam_1.0, whole genome shotgun sequence, a single genomic region encodes these proteins:
- the PPIH gene encoding peptidyl-prolyl cis-trans isomerase H isoform X1 — MAVLAANPNNPVVFFDVTIGGQEVGRMKIELFADVVPKTAENFRQFCTGEFRKDGVPIGYKGSTFHRVIKDFMIQGGDFVNGDGTGVASIYRGPFADENFKLKHSAPGLLSMANSGPSTNGCQFFITCSKCDWLDGKHVVFGKIVDGLLVMRKIENVPTGPNNKPKLPVVISQCGEM, encoded by the exons ATGGCGGTGCTGGCGGCCAACCCCAACAACCCCGTGGTCTTCTTCGATGTCACCATCGGCGGGCAG GAGGTCGGCCGCATGAAGATCGAGCTGTTCGCCGACGTCGTGCCCAAAACCGCGGAGAACTTCAG gcagTTTTGTACAGGTGAATTCAG GAAAGATGGTGTTCCTATAGGTTATAAAGGAAGCACTTTCCACAG GGTAATAAAGGATTTCATGATTCAAGGAGGTGACTTTGTAAAC GGAGATGGCACTGGAGTAGCCAGTATATATAGGGGTCCTTTTGCAGACGAAAACTTCAAGCTGAAACACTCTGCTCCTGGTCTACTTTCTATG GCAAACAGCGGTCCAAGTACTAATGGCTGTCAGTTTTTCATTACGTGCTCCAAATGTGACTGGTTGGATGGGAAACATGTTGTGTTTG GTAAAATCGTTGATGGGCTGTTGGTAATGAGAAAAATTGAA AATGTGCCTACGGGTCCAAATAACAAACCCAAGCTGCCAGTTGTGATCTCCCAGTGTGGGGAAATGTAA
- the PPIH gene encoding peptidyl-prolyl cis-trans isomerase H isoform X2, which produces MKIELFADVVPKTAENFRQFCTGEFRKDGVPIGYKGSTFHRVIKDFMIQGGDFVNGDGTGVASIYRGPFADENFKLKHSAPGLLSMANSGPSTNGCQFFITCSKCDWLDGKHVVFGKIVDGLLVMRKIENVPTGPNNKPKLPVVISQCGEM; this is translated from the exons ATGAAGATCGAGCTGTTCGCCGACGTCGTGCCCAAAACCGCGGAGAACTTCAG gcagTTTTGTACAGGTGAATTCAG GAAAGATGGTGTTCCTATAGGTTATAAAGGAAGCACTTTCCACAG GGTAATAAAGGATTTCATGATTCAAGGAGGTGACTTTGTAAAC GGAGATGGCACTGGAGTAGCCAGTATATATAGGGGTCCTTTTGCAGACGAAAACTTCAAGCTGAAACACTCTGCTCCTGGTCTACTTTCTATG GCAAACAGCGGTCCAAGTACTAATGGCTGTCAGTTTTTCATTACGTGCTCCAAATGTGACTGGTTGGATGGGAAACATGTTGTGTTTG GTAAAATCGTTGATGGGCTGTTGGTAATGAGAAAAATTGAA AATGTGCCTACGGGTCCAAATAACAAACCCAAGCTGCCAGTTGTGATCTCCCAGTGTGGGGAAATGTAA